Proteins encoded together in one Candidatus Neomarinimicrobiota bacterium window:
- the acs gene encoding acetate--CoA ligase encodes MTKPIFSPSSEWSENSHIKSHDQYRELYEKSIKKPEAFWADIANRLEWIQPWDIVKEEDFVNGNIAWFKHGKLNVSVNCLDRHILAGKGDRTAIIWEGNNPEEDQSFTFDELLTEVQKCANVLKGTGIQKGDRVCLYMQMVPQLAIAMLACARIGAVHSVVFGAFSADSLRDRINDSECKVLITQDTGVRGTKQNIPMKTNADKAVAQTPSIQNVLVVKRTGESIHMEDGRDLWWHEKMNEADSVCAPEPMDSEDPLFILYTSGSTGKPKGVLHTTGGYLVYASYTHEMVFDYHPEDVYWCTADIGWITGHSYIVYGPLANNATTLMFEGVPNYPDFGRFWDVVDKHNVNLFYTAPTALRALMKEGNDPVTSRNLSSLRLLGTVGEPIKEPEWKWYLDVVGKGNCPIVDTWWQTETGGILITPLPGATPLKPGSAAFPFFGIEPVLMTEDGKEIEGNDVAGLLAIKHGWPGILRTVYGDHDRFIETYFSQFPGYYFTGDGARRDEEGYYYITGRVDDVLNVSGHRIGTAEVEGAIGKAEGVAEAAVVGFPHDIKGQGIYAFVTPMTGVNGDDALSDKIRQSVTIDIGPHSKPDKIQFTPALPKTRSGKIMRRILRKIAEGDVDDLGDITTLADPSVVENLVKERV; translated from the coding sequence ATGACCAAACCAATTTTTTCACCATCGTCTGAATGGTCAGAAAATTCCCATATTAAGAGTCACGATCAATACCGTGAACTTTATGAAAAATCTATAAAAAAACCGGAAGCATTTTGGGCTGATATTGCAAATCGGCTTGAATGGATTCAACCGTGGGATATTGTAAAGGAAGAAGATTTTGTGAATGGAAATATTGCATGGTTTAAGCATGGGAAATTAAACGTCAGTGTAAATTGTTTAGATCGCCATATTCTAGCCGGGAAAGGCGATAGAACTGCCATTATCTGGGAAGGGAATAATCCTGAAGAGGATCAATCCTTTACATTTGATGAATTGCTGACTGAGGTTCAAAAATGTGCAAATGTTTTAAAAGGAACCGGAATCCAAAAGGGCGATAGAGTTTGTCTCTATATGCAAATGGTTCCGCAGTTGGCAATCGCAATGCTCGCCTGTGCTCGGATTGGTGCTGTGCATTCAGTAGTATTTGGAGCATTTAGTGCAGATTCGCTTCGGGATAGAATCAATGATTCAGAATGTAAAGTGTTAATTACGCAGGATACCGGTGTCCGTGGAACAAAACAAAATATCCCGATGAAAACCAACGCAGATAAAGCGGTAGCTCAAACACCATCCATTCAAAATGTCTTGGTGGTAAAACGGACAGGTGAATCAATACACATGGAAGATGGTCGCGATCTTTGGTGGCATGAAAAAATGAATGAGGCAGATTCAGTGTGTGCACCCGAACCAATGGATTCCGAAGATCCACTGTTTATTCTTTATACATCCGGTTCTACCGGAAAGCCCAAAGGTGTTTTGCACACAACGGGAGGCTACCTTGTTTATGCATCGTACACGCACGAAATGGTTTTTGATTATCACCCTGAGGATGTGTATTGGTGCACTGCCGATATCGGATGGATTACGGGACATTCCTACATTGTGTATGGTCCGCTAGCAAATAACGCTACAACACTCATGTTTGAGGGTGTTCCAAATTATCCGGACTTTGGACGGTTTTGGGATGTGGTTGACAAACACAATGTCAATCTTTTTTATACCGCGCCGACTGCCTTACGGGCGCTAATGAAAGAGGGAAATGATCCGGTTACTTCACGAAATCTTTCATCGCTCAGATTATTGGGAACGGTTGGTGAACCCATCAAAGAACCGGAATGGAAATGGTATTTGGATGTGGTCGGAAAAGGAAACTGTCCTATTGTAGATACGTGGTGGCAGACTGAAACCGGAGGAATTCTTATTACTCCGCTGCCGGGGGCAACACCGTTAAAACCCGGATCAGCAGCATTCCCTTTTTTCGGGATTGAACCGGTTCTCATGACAGAAGACGGCAAGGAAATTGAAGGAAACGATGTAGCAGGATTACTTGCCATTAAACATGGTTGGCCGGGAATTTTGCGAACGGTGTATGGAGATCATGATCGTTTTATCGAAACATATTTTTCGCAATTCCCCGGATATTATTTTACAGGAGACGGTGCACGAAGAGATGAGGAAGGATATTACTACATCACCGGACGAGTAGATGATGTGCTGAATGTATCAGGACACCGAATCGGAACGGCGGAAGTTGAAGGCGCAATCGGGAAGGCAGAAGGTGTTGCAGAAGCAGCAGTCGTAGGGTTTCCACATGACATTAAAGGACAAGGTATTTACGCATTCGTAACACCCATGACTGGTGTGAATGGCGATGATGCTTTATCGGATAAAATTCGACAATCTGTGACCATCGATATTGGTCCTCATTCAAAACCGGATAAAATTCAGTTTACTCCGGCGCTTCCCAAAACGCGATCCGGGAAAATTATGCGACGAATCTTAAGAAAAATTGCCGAAGGCGATGTGGATGATCTTGGAGATATTACTACCTTAGCAGATCCGTCCGTTGTCGAAAACTTAGTCAAAGAACGAGTTTAG
- a CDS encoding DNA recombination protein RmuC: MTSILFFLAGLLLGGGIIWFVRQKEIDSAQTGLDQLKDVFGNLSKEALTENQKSFFELAENKFAELMKSSETQLDEKKKLIDSTLMEMGKNLDGLTKSTSELKGQMEESKKGIDSLSDTTSRLRQILSSSQARGQWGERMVEDILSFIGLIEGINYEKQSQEGKDRPDFKFNLPDGKHINMDVKFPLTHYENYLATDVESERDDEKKAFLKDVRNHVKEISGRSYIDPNAGTVDYVLMFIPNESIYSFLNQEDGELIDFSLGKKILLCSPVTLYAFLSLIRQAVSNFHMEQRAGEMQKLVNTFRDQWGKFADQVSKLGKTLGTLSNHYDELSGPRLRALEKPMEKIEDLQIGLTDESALKELPEEEE, encoded by the coding sequence ATGACAAGCATTTTATTTTTTCTCGCAGGACTTCTGCTTGGTGGAGGCATCATTTGGTTTGTTCGCCAAAAAGAAATTGACTCTGCACAGACGGGATTAGATCAGCTCAAGGATGTCTTTGGAAACTTGTCTAAAGAAGCACTTACTGAAAATCAAAAATCCTTTTTTGAATTGGCAGAAAACAAATTTGCGGAATTAATGAAATCTTCTGAAACGCAACTGGATGAAAAAAAGAAACTGATAGATTCCACATTGATGGAAATGGGAAAAAATCTTGATGGCCTTACGAAATCTACATCGGAACTAAAAGGCCAGATGGAAGAATCCAAAAAAGGAATTGATAGTCTGTCTGATACGACTTCACGGTTGCGGCAGATTTTATCGAGTTCTCAGGCTCGTGGGCAGTGGGGCGAAAGAATGGTGGAAGATATTCTTTCTTTTATCGGACTGATAGAAGGGATTAATTACGAAAAACAATCTCAAGAAGGGAAAGATCGCCCGGATTTCAAATTCAATCTACCTGATGGTAAACACATTAACATGGATGTGAAATTTCCGCTGACGCATTATGAGAATTATTTGGCTACCGATGTTGAATCTGAAAGGGATGATGAAAAGAAAGCATTCCTGAAAGATGTTCGAAATCATGTAAAGGAAATTTCCGGAAGGTCCTACATTGATCCGAACGCCGGGACTGTGGATTATGTGCTGATGTTCATTCCAAATGAAAGTATTTATTCATTTCTGAATCAGGAAGATGGCGAATTAATTGATTTCTCTTTGGGTAAGAAAATTCTGCTTTGTTCGCCGGTTACTTTATACGCATTTCTATCCCTGATTCGTCAGGCAGTTTCAAATTTCCATATGGAACAGCGGGCTGGAGAAATGCAAAAATTGGTCAATACATTTCGGGATCAATGGGGGAAATTTGCCGATCAGGTTTCAAAGCTAGGAAAAACACTTGGAACCCTTTCCAATCACTATGATGAATTAAGTGGTCCGCGTCTTCGTGCATTGGAAAAACCGATGGAAAAAATTGAAGACCTTCAAATCGGACTGACCGATGAATCAGCATTGAAGGAACTCCCGGAGGAGGAAGAATGA
- a CDS encoding Na-K-Cl cotransporter — MSSRRRFGTFEGVFTPTILTILGVIMYLRLGWVVGNAGFGGALIIILLAKVVTVTTGLAIASMSSNIKIGDGGSYAIISRSLGIEIGGAVGLPLYLSQALGAAMYIVGFTEGWIAIFPNHDPLIVSSLVLALLITTSLISARIAMRLQYGIMFLIGFSLVSLFAGNEGIVEPVLLWGGFENAPFWAVFAIFFPAVTGIEAGAAMSGELKDPKTSLRNGILSSIAISFVVYVGIAYWLSATVDSEILRSNYMVMLDISKWRWVILGAILGATLSSALGAVVGGPRTLLALGQNKVVPLGKYFAQRSKNGEPQIAILFTGLIVEVALIFGDLNTIAPLLTMFFLITYGTINMAVLVEKQTGISSYRPSFDIHIIIPFIGTVWCAIAMFLINPVFAVVSIFIIFLVFAWQVRLGHQAPWGDVRQGFFTAVAEWAIRMGYHVPKSAKSWKPNLMIPVENPEQWESRLNLVRDITYPRGSARLFSVRVLQQSVTEQVKIWVGHYFKRNDVGVQQSSEDLEAALTSVSKPMRDDGILIVETVIEANEFLEGISIATQSLRGMPLPPNIMFLSMSDEPGKNERLEALMSIASREGMGIVVAKMHSEKGLGKKQKINLWLGTKSPNRNLSVLTALQLERNWKGFLNLVHTAEDVEKVQRAKKRLNAIASVGRLPLDTSITVNVGTFFDQIPTGSEADINIFGIPEVLDLNTMRRAAELADTTSLFIRESGEESLVA; from the coding sequence ATGAGTTCTCGCAGACGGTTCGGAACATTCGAAGGCGTATTTACGCCGACCATTCTCACTATCCTCGGCGTCATTATGTATTTGCGCCTTGGATGGGTTGTGGGGAATGCCGGTTTCGGCGGTGCTTTGATTATTATTCTGCTGGCTAAGGTTGTGACGGTTACCACAGGACTTGCCATTGCTTCTATGAGTTCCAATATCAAAATTGGCGATGGTGGAAGTTATGCAATCATTTCGCGATCGCTCGGGATTGAAATTGGCGGTGCGGTTGGGTTGCCACTTTATCTTTCTCAAGCGCTTGGCGCTGCTATGTATATCGTCGGGTTTACTGAAGGCTGGATCGCCATTTTCCCGAATCACGATCCGCTGATAGTCTCATCTCTAGTGCTTGCTTTATTGATTACAACATCGCTGATTTCAGCAAGAATCGCGATGAGACTTCAATATGGAATTATGTTTCTGATTGGCTTTTCGTTGGTTTCACTATTTGCCGGAAATGAAGGAATAGTAGAACCTGTTCTTTTGTGGGGTGGATTCGAAAATGCACCTTTCTGGGCTGTATTTGCGATATTTTTTCCGGCTGTTACAGGCATCGAAGCCGGTGCGGCAATGTCGGGAGAACTTAAAGATCCGAAAACAAGTCTTCGAAATGGAATCTTGTCTTCTATTGCAATTTCATTTGTGGTATATGTCGGCATTGCGTATTGGCTGAGTGCAACAGTGGACAGCGAAATACTTCGTTCCAATTATATGGTGATGCTGGATATTTCAAAATGGCGATGGGTGATTTTGGGCGCTATTCTTGGGGCAACTTTATCTTCGGCTCTTGGCGCTGTTGTCGGCGGTCCTAGAACTCTGCTGGCGTTGGGGCAGAATAAAGTCGTTCCGCTGGGGAAATATTTTGCGCAGCGCAGTAAAAACGGTGAACCGCAGATTGCCATTTTGTTTACCGGACTCATTGTGGAAGTTGCGTTGATTTTTGGCGATTTGAATACGATTGCACCTCTTTTAACGATGTTTTTCCTGATAACTTATGGGACGATCAATATGGCGGTTCTTGTTGAGAAACAAACCGGAATTTCCTCATATCGACCAAGTTTTGATATTCATATTATTATTCCTTTCATCGGGACGGTGTGGTGCGCGATTGCCATGTTCCTCATTAATCCGGTGTTTGCGGTGGTATCTATTTTTATCATTTTCCTCGTATTTGCCTGGCAGGTGCGGTTAGGGCATCAAGCTCCGTGGGGAGATGTCCGACAGGGATTTTTCACTGCTGTGGCAGAATGGGCAATTCGAATGGGCTACCACGTCCCCAAAAGCGCTAAAAGCTGGAAGCCAAATCTCATGATTCCCGTTGAGAATCCGGAGCAATGGGAATCTCGTTTGAACCTTGTTCGAGATATCACATATCCGCGCGGAAGTGCAAGGCTTTTCAGTGTCCGCGTTTTACAGCAATCCGTTACTGAACAAGTTAAAATTTGGGTTGGACATTATTTCAAACGGAATGATGTGGGCGTTCAGCAATCGTCCGAAGATCTTGAAGCGGCTCTTACATCTGTTTCGAAACCAATGCGTGATGATGGGATTTTGATCGTGGAAACCGTAATCGAAGCAAACGAATTCCTAGAAGGAATTTCCATCGCAACCCAATCGCTGAGGGGTATGCCGCTTCCTCCCAATATAATGTTTTTAAGTATGAGCGATGAACCCGGGAAAAATGAGCGGCTGGAGGCACTGATGTCCATTGCCTCGCGGGAAGGCATGGGAATTGTCGTAGCCAAAATGCACTCAGAAAAAGGGCTCGGCAAAAAGCAAAAAATTAATCTTTGGTTGGGGACGAAGAGCCCGAATAGGAATTTATCCGTCCTTACCGCACTTCAGCTTGAGCGGAACTGGAAAGGGTTTTTGAATTTGGTCCACACGGCTGAGGATGTGGAAAAAGTTCAGCGTGCCAAAAAGCGTTTGAACGCAATTGCGTCTGTGGGACGCCTTCCGCTGGACACAAGCATTACGGTGAATGTCGGCACATTTTTTGACCAAATTCCTACCGGAAGCGAAGCTGACATTAATATTTTTGGAATTCCCGAAGTGCTTGATTTAAACACCATGCGCCGCGCTGCCGAGTTAGCCGACACGACCAGCCTGTTCATCCGCGAAAGCGGGGAAGAGAGTTTGGTGGCTTGA
- a CDS encoding ATP-dependent helicase yields MIYQFESFIATAGQNKAITHPPAPLMILAGAGTGKTSTLLHRIRHLVVSKSIEANHVLLLTFTEKATAEAKHTIREILGDESDAIFVGTFHSFCHSIMRRFGPENRMDDVLWQESDILYFLINHFDDMDFITSRVFSENPVKAIRESFIPFFGRLSDELLSPAELKSKLQNMENSPAWFEENFPGIHPDATRFEDATFQLQDLVNAYAFFQKAKADQNALDFGDMILGCYEVLKNDEAILTQVREEFRHIFIDEYQDNNYALNKIVNLIAEKDPSITVVGDEDQCIYSFRGANYYNIADFRNRYESHSNYAEIPLVENRRSTQEILDLANATISQNPDRTPKLLKCLPDDPKSGPKPLWIQANKKETLERLPELIHSLINNGMALYGDIAVICRGWGNVISAADAMQKSAIPVDIHIEKFFDVPIVKNVLAWGHLIVQDDQADIALFRILRERLGEDWTTAFFQSANRTTLEQKLDKLEAMRTESVDIAGVLDSIGALQDSLGKKLKADEMVWEILTILKTSPLVTAIRTQYRYSQRLNLANSGEILNLAEQFVNKDPEARLNDWLEFMDVMALASNQNAAQPKIESGNIAVQVMTIHQSKGLQFPVVMMPFLYSGSFPSSLKKHPTIDRLPSSWMAWEQDADTTFRSLHEREERRVFYVGITRAERNLFMFGPIKRQSMFTKELADINPQPMEIETMQEYEEKTVSLSEQRQKLLADLNREIAANQMENARKILNEMEQGTEPEADASGEPSELFSLLHLSSTKIGTYDSCPLKYRLKYIDKVPERKTRATGEFGSIMHTILEEFHGLDSENQTKDALFGLLEKHWREDSFEYRQRGEEFKKQGEEILTEYFRFVQENPPNVVGREKAFSYTMPDINVKISGKIDRIDEEDDGLAIVDYKTSRKKEKAEKNLQMALYTEAILNDAVSDINGTPGKASLHFLRHGEDPLSSHTFSEEELEESRVKIRDVASGIRAGSFGTKKSDFTCQYCDYKDFLCPAWEE; encoded by the coding sequence ATGATTTACCAATTCGAATCCTTTATTGCAACCGCCGGACAGAACAAGGCCATCACCCATCCGCCTGCACCGCTGATGATTCTCGCAGGCGCCGGAACGGGAAAAACATCCACACTTCTGCATCGAATTCGCCACCTTGTTGTATCCAAATCAATAGAAGCAAATCATGTGCTTTTGCTAACCTTTACCGAAAAGGCGACTGCAGAAGCCAAACACACCATTCGTGAAATTCTCGGTGATGAATCGGATGCTATTTTTGTTGGCACCTTTCACAGTTTTTGTCATTCCATCATGCGACGCTTTGGTCCGGAAAACAGAATGGATGATGTGCTCTGGCAGGAAAGCGATATACTTTATTTTCTCATCAATCATTTTGATGATATGGATTTTATCACGTCTCGTGTTTTTTCCGAAAATCCTGTGAAAGCTATTCGTGAATCCTTTATTCCTTTTTTCGGGCGCCTTAGCGATGAACTGCTTTCACCTGCTGAATTGAAATCTAAATTGCAAAATATGGAAAATTCGCCAGCATGGTTTGAAGAAAATTTTCCGGGCATTCATCCTGATGCCACGCGATTTGAAGATGCTACATTTCAGCTTCAGGATTTGGTGAATGCGTACGCATTTTTCCAAAAAGCAAAAGCAGATCAAAATGCGCTGGATTTTGGCGATATGATCCTCGGTTGTTATGAAGTTCTAAAAAATGATGAAGCTATTCTTACACAAGTCCGGGAAGAATTTCGGCACATTTTTATTGACGAATATCAAGACAACAATTATGCCCTGAATAAAATTGTAAATCTCATCGCTGAAAAAGATCCCAGCATTACGGTTGTCGGCGATGAAGATCAATGCATCTACTCATTCCGCGGGGCGAATTATTATAATATCGCAGATTTTAGAAATCGCTACGAGTCTCATTCAAATTATGCCGAAATCCCACTCGTGGAAAATCGCCGGTCCACCCAAGAAATTCTCGATCTTGCCAATGCAACCATCAGCCAAAATCCTGACAGAACACCCAAATTGTTAAAATGTCTTCCCGACGATCCTAAATCCGGACCGAAACCGCTTTGGATTCAAGCAAATAAAAAGGAAACACTCGAACGATTACCCGAGCTGATTCATTCGCTCATTAATAACGGTATGGCACTTTATGGGGATATCGCAGTTATTTGCCGTGGTTGGGGAAATGTAATTTCGGCAGCCGACGCAATGCAGAAATCCGCCATTCCCGTGGACATTCACATTGAAAAATTCTTTGACGTTCCTATTGTCAAAAACGTGCTGGCGTGGGGACACCTTATTGTACAGGATGATCAGGCGGATATTGCTTTATTTCGGATTCTAAGGGAACGTCTCGGCGAAGATTGGACTACCGCGTTTTTTCAATCGGCTAACAGAACAACCCTTGAGCAAAAACTTGATAAATTGGAAGCAATGCGAACCGAATCAGTTGATATTGCCGGCGTATTGGATTCTATAGGTGCGCTTCAGGATTCTCTCGGGAAAAAGCTGAAAGCAGACGAAATGGTCTGGGAAATTCTGACTATTCTGAAAACATCGCCATTAGTGACTGCTATCCGGACACAATACAGATATTCGCAGAGGCTCAACCTTGCCAATTCAGGCGAAATCCTAAATCTTGCAGAGCAGTTCGTAAATAAAGATCCCGAAGCGAGGTTGAACGATTGGCTGGAATTTATGGACGTGATGGCGCTTGCTTCGAATCAAAACGCCGCCCAGCCGAAAATCGAAAGCGGAAACATTGCAGTGCAGGTGATGACCATCCACCAGAGCAAAGGACTGCAGTTTCCCGTGGTGATGATGCCGTTTTTATACAGCGGAAGTTTTCCTTCGAGCTTGAAAAAACATCCCACCATCGACCGGCTTCCAAGCTCTTGGATGGCGTGGGAACAAGATGCAGACACCACATTTCGATCGCTACATGAGCGGGAAGAACGGCGCGTGTTTTATGTTGGAATCACTCGAGCGGAAAGAAATTTATTTATGTTTGGCCCGATAAAAAGACAGTCCATGTTTACCAAAGAATTAGCAGATATTAACCCCCAACCCATGGAGATTGAAACCATGCAAGAATATGAAGAAAAAACTGTGTCACTCAGCGAACAGCGCCAGAAACTTTTGGCCGATCTAAATCGCGAAATTGCCGCGAACCAAATGGAAAATGCTCGGAAAATCCTGAACGAAATGGAACAAGGCACTGAACCAGAAGCGGATGCATCCGGCGAACCTTCGGAATTGTTTTCCTTGCTTCACCTTTCCTCCACCAAAATTGGTACATACGATTCCTGTCCGCTGAAATACAGGCTCAAATATATTGATAAAGTTCCCGAGCGGAAAACCCGCGCTACCGGTGAATTCGGATCCATCATGCATACCATTTTAGAAGAGTTTCACGGACTCGATTCCGAAAACCAAACCAAGGACGCGCTGTTTGGACTGCTCGAAAAACACTGGCGGGAAGATTCTTTTGAATACCGCCAGCGAGGCGAGGAATTCAAAAAACAAGGCGAAGAAATTCTGACCGAATATTTTCGATTTGTGCAGGAAAATCCGCCAAACGTTGTTGGGCGGGAAAAGGCATTTTCCTATACAATGCCAGACATCAATGTAAAGATTTCCGGCAAAATTGATAGGATTGATGAAGAAGACGATGGACTTGCTATTGTGGATTACAAAACCAGCCGAAAGAAAGAAAAAGCAGAAAAGAATCTTCAGATGGCGCTGTACACAGAAGCGATTCTAAACGATGCAGTATCCGATATTAACGGAACGCCCGGAAAGGCAAGTCTTCACTTTTTACGCCACGGCGAAGATCCGCTATCTTCGCACACATTTTCTGAAGAGGAATTGGAAGAGAGTAGAGTAAAAATTCGGGATGTTGCTAGTGGAATTCGGGCGGGATCATTCGGTACGAAAAAAAGCGACTTCACCTGCCAATACTGCGATTATAAAGATTTCCTCTGCCCGGCGTGGGAGGAATAA
- a CDS encoding sigma-70 family RNA polymerase sigma factor: protein MKTDKTDIELIQEFQDGNEESFNALVERHLSNTYGFFVKICQNEMDAEDLAQDVFLKMHRALKKFRFESAFTTYLFRANRNMANSYIRNKWWRGLLNLEDTPEKGEWDTSHETDWRKQELWNAVAKLPKLQRNVVMMRIAQELPFKEISAILNTTESSAKTSYHYAVKTLKIWLENE, encoded by the coding sequence ATGAAAACAGACAAAACCGATATCGAACTAATTCAAGAATTCCAAGATGGGAACGAGGAATCGTTTAATGCACTTGTTGAAAGACACCTATCAAATACTTACGGATTTTTCGTTAAAATCTGTCAAAACGAAATGGATGCAGAAGATCTTGCACAGGATGTTTTCCTCAAAATGCACCGCGCACTCAAAAAGTTCCGGTTTGAGTCAGCTTTTACAACCTATCTCTTTCGTGCAAATAGAAACATGGCCAATTCCTACATCAGGAATAAATGGTGGCGCGGGCTTCTTAATCTTGAGGACACACCGGAAAAGGGCGAATGGGACACATCGCACGAAACGGACTGGCGAAAACAAGAACTTTGGAATGCAGTTGCAAAACTTCCTAAACTTCAGCGGAATGTGGTTATGATGCGGATTGCTCAAGAATTGCCATTCAAAGAAATTTCCGCTATCTTGAATACAACAGAAAGTTCGGCGAAAACCAGCTATCATTATGCGGTAAAAACATTAAAAATTTGGTTAGAAAATGAATGA
- a CDS encoding alanine--glyoxylate aminotransferase family protein, which produces MPIKPAKLFIPGPVDVAPEILEAMTQPMMGHRAPEFSVLYKDVTDGIRRLMKTDNSVYLSTSSATGLWEATVRNVAPKRTLCCVNGAFSSRWHKTVIDNGFEADVLEVEWGKAITADLVSEAIKKNTYDLITFVHNETSTGVASPLKEVGEVLKKYPETVFAVDAVSSMMGMEISIEDWGIDICLASVQKCWALPPGFSICIVSKKVLNKSAETKNKGYYFDFMEWEKSNLKNQTVVTPSIAHMYGLQAQIKRIETEGLETRIDRYASLAEMTRNWVEEKGQSMFSEKGYYSDTVSCMINNQGWDLTKLSDDLFDRGFRFSNGYGKLKGTAFRIPHMGETNSETLSNYLYEIDLLT; this is translated from the coding sequence ATGCCGATAAAACCTGCCAAATTATTTATCCCCGGTCCTGTAGATGTTGCGCCGGAAATCCTTGAAGCAATGACCCAGCCGATGATGGGTCATCGTGCACCTGAATTTTCTGTTTTATATAAAGATGTAACAGACGGAATCCGTCGGCTCATGAAAACTGATAATTCAGTTTATCTTAGTACCAGTTCCGCCACCGGATTGTGGGAAGCAACCGTGAGAAATGTTGCACCAAAGCGGACACTCTGCTGTGTAAACGGCGCCTTTTCTTCCCGTTGGCATAAAACTGTGATAGATAATGGATTTGAAGCAGACGTCCTTGAAGTGGAATGGGGAAAAGCTATTACAGCAGATTTGGTTTCCGAAGCAATCAAAAAAAACACATACGATCTCATTACCTTCGTTCATAATGAAACATCCACCGGAGTGGCAAGCCCATTAAAAGAAGTGGGCGAGGTGCTAAAAAAATATCCCGAAACAGTATTTGCAGTAGATGCAGTCAGCTCCATGATGGGTATGGAAATTAGTATTGAAGATTGGGGAATAGACATTTGTCTTGCTTCTGTTCAAAAATGCTGGGCGCTTCCTCCAGGGTTTTCGATTTGCATAGTATCCAAAAAAGTTTTGAATAAATCGGCTGAAACAAAAAATAAGGGTTATTATTTTGATTTTATGGAATGGGAAAAATCTAATTTGAAAAACCAAACCGTTGTTACACCATCCATAGCTCATATGTATGGATTGCAGGCACAAATCAAACGTATTGAAACCGAGGGGCTTGAAACTAGAATTGATCGATATGCTTCTCTTGCAGAAATGACACGAAATTGGGTTGAAGAAAAAGGTCAATCAATGTTCAGCGAAAAGGGATATTATTCTGATACAGTTTCGTGCATGATAAATAATCAAGGTTGGGATTTAACAAAATTGTCTGACGATTTATTCGATCGGGGTTTCCGTTTTTCAAATGGATATGGAAAACTCAAAGGTACAGCATTCCGTATTCCACATATGGGTGAAACAAATTCAGAAACTTTGTCAAATTATCTGTATGAAATCGATTTATTGACCTAA